In Nisaea acidiphila, the DNA window GAAATTAAGGCTTTCGTTGCATATTGAATGGTGGCACGATCCCCCTTCCTCTTGAGCCGGAAGGCTCTACGGCATGGGGCCGAGATCGATGGACGGGCACGGGAAAATCGGGGGGAGCAGAGCGGTTCTGCGGGTCGAGGGCCCGCCGCCTTACCTTGCCGCGTTGCACGACAGCACCGACCACCGCAGCTTCTACGACAGCTCCGACAATTGCGCCCTCGTCCTGGATGCTATCGCGAAAATAGTCGGCAGGTTCCGGATCGCGCTCCTTACGATCGACGTATTCGACACCGCTCTGCTTCGCGCCCGGAAGTCCGAAGCGGCAAGGTTCCGGAGCGCAGCCGAGCGTTTTGTCCGCGCGGCGGCGGCCAAGGCTGAATCTCCGGGCTTTTCCGCCAATGATGCTTTTCTTGCCCGCGTGACCGCCGCACGCGCGGCGTATGCAATGCGACGGCCGGGCGCCGAGGATTGCGACCCAACTTTCGACACCATCGCGGCGGGCGCCTGCGCCCTGCTCGGCCAGCCTGACCTGACCCAGCTCTACATCGAGACGGAGATCGAAGCCGAGATCGAGGATGTCATGCTCAATCCGCTGATCCCTCTTATCGAACGGCGCTTTCCCCGGTTGCGCACCGCCTTTCTCTCCGACACGTATCTGGAAGGCGTGCGGGTGAGCCGGATACTGGCAGCGAAGCTCCGCACGCGAAAACGCCCCCGGACCTTGTCCTCGGCCGACGGGTACGGGAGCAAGGCTGCTGGCACGCTCTTCGATCATGTCGAGCGGAGCTTACGTATCGAGCCGGCGCACGCCCTGCACCTCGGCGACAATCTGCAAAGCGACTATCTGAGCGCGAAACGGCGCGGCTGGCAGGCACTCCACCTGCCGGTTCCCGAAGCCGAACTGAATGCCCGTCGCGTCTGCTTCGAGAAAGCTGTCGGACGCACTCGATCAACCGACGGTGCGCTTCGCCGCGAGCTGGCATTCGTGCCATGAAGAAACAACGACCGACACCGGCCCAATTGACGCAATTCGGACACGACCTCCTCGGTCCGATCGTCAATCTCTATTTCCTAAGACTGCACGCCCATCTTCTGCAAACGGATCCGGTAGCGGACCGCATCCTGTTCCTGCTCCGCGCCGGACTGCGTCTGAAATCCCTCTACGAGATATGGCTCGCATGCAGGGACCTGGCGTTGCAGGAGCATGTTCATTTACTTCGCACCTCGCGGCTGATGGCCGTCAAAGGCACCTATGCGGCCAGCCCCTCCCTCGCCCTGACCGCCCTTGGCTCAGAGCTCGAAGGAGAACCGCTCGACCGGATCGTGCGTGGCCTGCTGCGCGCGGAACAATCCCGGGAGACGCCACTCTCCATCCCGGAAGTACCCCCGCAGCCGCTGCACGATTTCCTCCAATCAGACGCTCCGACAGCGGAGCGGGTGCGCCGGCATCTGCGCCGTCAGTCACGCCTCTTTGCCGATTATGTCGAAGCCGTCGCAGGCTCTGCCGAACGGCTGCTCTTGATCGACACGGGATGGCGCGGCACGCAACAGCTCCTGTTCGAGCAGGCGTTCGACGATTGGCATTGGTCCGGGCTCTATTTCGGCTGCATCGGGCGCGCCAGCATATCGGGCGAACAGCCCGCGGCGATGACCGGGCTGATGTTCGACACCCCGCTCTTCGACCCGGACCAGCCCGCCTCCATTCTGCTGCAGCACCGGCACCTGATCGAAAGCGTTTTCGAGCCAAACGTTCCATCGATCGAGCGCATCGACCACAGCGATATAGATCGCGCCAGAAAAGGACGCTCCGAAACGATTAGGGAGAAACGGCTTGCGGACCCCGCCTTTGACGGCGTGTGCGCCTATCTCCGGAAGTTTGCGACGGCATCTCCCACGGAAGCCCTGGACCGCTACGAGGGCGCATTGCGGTCTCTGTCGCGCCTGATCTCGGAGCCGGACACGGCGGCAATCGCGTTGCTGGCCCGCAAACCGCGCTCGCTCGATCTCGGCCGGACCGGCGCCGTCGGCGCTCTCCTGCCGGCATGCGACAGGTTTCCGGAAGACAGTCCGGAGCAAAGAGTCGAGGACTCGCTCTGGCCTCCCGGTCAGGCCGCGCTCGAATTCAGCGGACAGCGCCGCCTGCGCGTGCAGCGCCGCTTGCTCGAAAAGATAACGCTGCCCGCCGCTCCGAAGACCGAAGACCGTGTCGCAATCGTCACCCGGACAAAGGATCGTCCGCTCCTGTTCCGGCGCGCCGCCGAGAGTGTTTCCCGCCAGAGCTACGGTAACTATGTCTGGGTGGTGGTGAATGACGGCGGAGACCCGGGTCCCGTCCGGGACATCCTCTCGGAAACAGCAATCGACCCGGCCCGCATCCTCTTTTGCTCCTTCGACGACAGCCAGGGCATGGAGGCCGCCTCGAACGCAGGCATCCGGAATAGCCGGTCCGACCTGATCGTGATCCACGACGACGACGACAGCTGGGAGCCCGACTTCCTTGCCCGAACAGTCGGCTTCCTCGGCGAGCATGAGGCTCTCTATGACGGCGTGGTCACGCACAGTACCCACGTGACCGAGGAAATCAGCAACGGCTCTGTCATCGAACGCGATCGCAAGCCGTTCAATGGCTGGCTCTCGACCGTCCAGCTCGCGGAAATGGCTGTCGCCAACAGTTTCCCGCCGATCGCCTTCCTCTATCGCCGCGCACTCTGGGAGCGGCTCGAGGGATATGACGAGAGCCTGCCGGTGTTGGGGGACTGGGACTTCAATCTGCGCTTCCTGCTGGAAGCGGATATCGGCGTTCTGGATGCGCCGCTTGCCAACTACCACCACCGCACCGGCACGACGGCAAAGGACACTTACGCAAACTCCGATCTCGCGGCCAGAAATCCGCATATCGCCTACAACGCGCTAATCCGGAACAAGTATCTGCGCGGCGGGGCGGCTGACCCGAAGCTCCGGGCGCTGGCCTCGCTGATGGGAGATGCCTATCTGCAGGAAGACCTCCGCGCGCGGATCGAATCCGTCAGGCCGGCGGCGATGCGGCCGGGAACCTGTGAGGACGTCGCGGCCTTGAGATCCCGCCTCACGGCGCAGCGGAACGAACTGCACCGTGGCCGGATCCTGCTGCATATGACCGTCTCGGAGATCATTCGCTCCCGCGGGCTCTCGATCGGCGTCGACGAGATGATCCGGCAGCTATCCGGCCTTGCCGACGAATATGCCGAGACCGCCGGATTATCCGCCTCCACCGGACGGCAAGCGGACTGGACCGGGTCGAGATGAGCATGGGCAAACTTACATCGAGCGCCTTTCTACACGCGCCGCGGGACAGCTCTCATGCGATGGAAGACCGGTTGAAACGGGTACGTACGGCTCTTGCGAGCTGCACAGGACTGGACCGGAACCAATTGCCGCCGGACAACATGATCAACCGGATCGGATATTCGGGGGTTCCACAGTTCCTTGCCGCGCAGAGTATCCATTTCGAGGAGATGGTACAGCGCGGCCGGATCGAGCCGGACGAAACGGTGCTCGATCTCGGCTGCGGTTGCGGCCGGCTTGCCACTCCCTTCGCCCAATATCTCGACGGCGGCACCTATATCGGGATCGACGTCTGGCGCGAGGCGCTCGACTGGTGCCGCGGTACGGTCAAGGCCCGCAGCGGCACAATGCGCTTCATCGAGCGGGAAACCGTGAACAAATACTCTTTCGAGATCCGAAAGCCGATCTCCCGAAACAGCTATCACCTCTCCGAACTCCAGCACGAACAGATCGGTTTCGCCTTCGCGATCTCGCTCTTCACCCAGTTGCAGCAGCGCGACAGCCTCAGCTATCTGTCAGAGCTCGCGCGCGTCCTAAAACGGAACGCTTGCGCCTATCTCACCGCCCATGTGATCGACGACTTCTTCTTCGATTACGTCCGCCGAACCGGACGGCACCGCGCAGCAACCCAGGAAGAACCAGGTTGCTACTACGCCTATGAGGGGCAGGAGTTTTTCGCAGGCTACACGTACCGTACCTGGACCCGCATGATCGAGGACAGCGGCCTCAGGATCGTCGGATACGAGCCCGGTCATTGGGCCGGGAAACCAGGAGCTTTACATCATCAGGACACGTTTCTGGTGATCCCGCTGGGCTACAGAAAAGAATAACCGGCGCCGGCCCGGCGGCAATTGGGGGAGGTGAGACATGGCATCGCTGCCCGGAGGGTTCGACCCGGCATTGAACCTGAATATCGATACCGAACAGAGCATTCTGATCCG includes these proteins:
- a CDS encoding glycosyltransferase family 2 protein, which encodes MKKQRPTPAQLTQFGHDLLGPIVNLYFLRLHAHLLQTDPVADRILFLLRAGLRLKSLYEIWLACRDLALQEHVHLLRTSRLMAVKGTYAASPSLALTALGSELEGEPLDRIVRGLLRAEQSRETPLSIPEVPPQPLHDFLQSDAPTAERVRRHLRRQSRLFADYVEAVAGSAERLLLIDTGWRGTQQLLFEQAFDDWHWSGLYFGCIGRASISGEQPAAMTGLMFDTPLFDPDQPASILLQHRHLIESVFEPNVPSIERIDHSDIDRARKGRSETIREKRLADPAFDGVCAYLRKFATASPTEALDRYEGALRSLSRLISEPDTAAIALLARKPRSLDLGRTGAVGALLPACDRFPEDSPEQRVEDSLWPPGQAALEFSGQRRLRVQRRLLEKITLPAAPKTEDRVAIVTRTKDRPLLFRRAAESVSRQSYGNYVWVVVNDGGDPGPVRDILSETAIDPARILFCSFDDSQGMEAASNAGIRNSRSDLIVIHDDDDSWEPDFLARTVGFLGEHEALYDGVVTHSTHVTEEISNGSVIERDRKPFNGWLSTVQLAEMAVANSFPPIAFLYRRALWERLEGYDESLPVLGDWDFNLRFLLEADIGVLDAPLANYHHRTGTTAKDTYANSDLAARNPHIAYNALIRNKYLRGGAADPKLRALASLMGDAYLQEDLRARIESVRPAAMRPGTCEDVAALRSRLTAQRNELHRGRILLHMTVSEIIRSRGLSIGVDEMIRQLSGLADEYAETAGLSASTGRQADWTGSR
- a CDS encoding class I SAM-dependent methyltransferase, which gives rise to MGKLTSSAFLHAPRDSSHAMEDRLKRVRTALASCTGLDRNQLPPDNMINRIGYSGVPQFLAAQSIHFEEMVQRGRIEPDETVLDLGCGCGRLATPFAQYLDGGTYIGIDVWREALDWCRGTVKARSGTMRFIERETVNKYSFEIRKPISRNSYHLSELQHEQIGFAFAISLFTQLQQRDSLSYLSELARVLKRNACAYLTAHVIDDFFFDYVRRTGRHRAATQEEPGCYYAYEGQEFFAGYTYRTWTRMIEDSGLRIVGYEPGHWAGKPGALHHQDTFLVIPLGYRKE